Proteins encoded within one genomic window of Diceros bicornis minor isolate mBicDic1 chromosome X, mDicBic1.mat.cur, whole genome shotgun sequence:
- the LOC131400622 gene encoding melanoma-associated antigen 10-like, protein MPFRQKSEFYKLEEDVQASREAQGPVRVQAAMAEEEEAASTSSSLSSLILGTPEEAPDTGTLSPLQSPQRACSSPPAITAIPSSSSDDSSRSQEEEGPSTSQSPSDPESLLSDELNRKVAELLQFLSVKYRTKEPITKAEMLKSILKEYQDHFPVIFRKVCECMEVVFGIEVKEVDPTSQSYVLVKTLDLTYDGMLSDDQGMPKTGLLILILGVIVVKGNCAPEEKIWEVLNMIGVYAGRKDFIYGEPRKLITEDLVQEKYLEYRQVPNSDPPHYEFLWGPRAHAETSKRKVLEFFVKISGADPTSFPSWHKEALRDEKERAQARIAATDDTTAIVSESPSVTSSGLSYPE, encoded by the coding sequence ATGCCTTTCAGGCAGAAGAGTGAGTTCTACAAGCTTGAGGAAGACGTTCAGGCctccagagaggcccagggcccgGTACGTGTGCAGGCTGCCATGGCTGAGGAGGAAGAAGCCGCTTCCAcctcttcctctctgtcttctTTGATCCTGGGCACCCCAGAGGAGGCACCTGACACTGGAACACTGAGTCCTCTCCAGAGTCCTCAGAGAGCCTGCTCCTCCCCCCCTGCCATCACAGCCATTCCATCGAGTTCATCTGATGACAGTTCCAGAAGCCAAGAAGAGGAAGGACCCAGCACCTCGCAGTCTCCATCAGATCCTGAGTCCCTGCTCAGTGATGAGCTAAACAGGAAGGTGGCTGAATTGCTGCAGTTCCTGAGTGTCAAGTATCGCACAAAGGAGCCCATCACAAAGGCAGAAATGCTGAAGAGTATCCTCAAAGAGTACCAGGACCACTTCCCTGTGATCTTCAGGAAAGTCTGTGAGTGCATGGAGGTTGTCTTTGGCATCGAAGTGAAGGAAGTGGACCCCACCAGCCAGTCCTATGTGCTCGTTAAAACACTAGACCTCACCTACGATGGGATGCTGAGTGATGACCAGGGCATGCCCAAGACCGGCCTCCTGATACTTATCCTGGGTGTGATCGTTGTGAAGGGCAACTGTGCCCCTGAGGAGAAAATCTGGGAGGTGCTGAATATGATTGGGGTGTATGCTGGGAGGAAGGATTTCATCTATGGGGAGCCCAGGAAGCTCATCACTGAAGATTTAGTGCAGGAAAAGTACCTGGAGTACCGGCAGGTGCCCAACAGCGATCCTCCACACTACGAGTTCCTGTGGGGTCCCAGGGCCCACGCTGAAACCAGCAAGAGGAAAGTCCTGGAGTTTTTTGTGAAGATCAGTGGGGCTGACCCCACTTCCTTCCCATCCTGGCATAAGGAAGCTTTGcgagatgagaaagagagagcccAGGCCAGAATTGCTGCCACAGATGATACTACTGCCATAGTCAGTGAGAGTCCCAGTGTCACGTCCAGTGGCTTATCCTACCCTGAGTGA